The Ferrovibrio sp. MS7 sequence AATAGTGGCCGGAAATGAAGTCGACGCTGCCATTCTTCAAGGAAGGCTCGCGCAGCGGCGGCGCCAGGTTCACCGACGTGACCTTGCTCTTGTCGATGCCGGTCTTGGCGGCGAAGGCCGGGAACAGCTTGAAGGAGGCGTCAAACACCGGCGCGCCAAGCTTCTTGCCTTCCAGGTCCTTCGGCGTCTTGATGCCTGAGGACTTCAGCGCGTAGACGCCGAAGGGCGGGGCGTCATACGCCATCATCACCGCCTTCACCTGCTTGTCGGGGTTGGCGACATTGTACTCGATCAGCGCGTTCACATCGGCGAAGCCCATCTCATAGGCGCCGGTGGCAACGCGCTGCAGTGCACCGGCCGAGCCCTGGCCGGCATCCAGCGTCACGTCCAGACCCTCGGCTTTGTAGTAGCCCTTCTGATCGGCATAGAGGAACGCCGAGGTCGGGCCCTGGAAGGCCCAGTCGAGGGTGAACTTGAATTTGGTTTGCGCTTCGGCAGGGCCGGTGGCGCCAAGGGCCAGGCCAAGGCCGAGCACGGCCGCCGAAAGCTTGAACATGGTGGTCATTGCGAGAGGTCTCCCCGTGGATAAAGCCGCAGCCCTGACGAATCCCCCAGGCACCGCGCTAACCACAGTTTATGCCGCTGTAATATCGGGCGCCAAGGTGGAATCGATCCGGCCTGGGGATAAGTGTATGCAAATCCAGGACCACTCCGTGCACGGCAGTCCGGGGACGGGGGAGTCCGGCATTCTACCGCTGGCCGTTCCGGCCCTGCCCAACCCTTGGGCCGGCTGCCCAAAACCGCGCCATGATAGCGACAATTGGGACATTGTTGCGGTTGCCTGGGGGCGAGGCCCGGCGTAATGTCCCGGCGCCTGTTAACCCAAGACATTGTGGAGTCGTTTCCATGCCGTTTCTGTCCGAGGCACTCGGTCGGATCAAGCCGTCCGCCACCATCGCCGCCACCCAGAAGGCGCGCGCGCTCAAGGCCGCCGGCCGTGACGTGATCGGTCTTGGGGCCGGTGAGCCCGATTTCGATACGCCCGAGAATATCCGCATCGCCGCCAAGGCCGCCATCGACCGTGGCGAGACCCGTTATACCGACGTCGACGGCACCGCGGCGCTGAAGCAGGCAATTGCCGCCAAGTTCAAGCGCGAGAACGGCCTCGACTACAAGCCGGAGCAGATCAGCGTTGGCACCGGCGGCAAGCAGGTGCTGTTCAACGCCCTGCTCGCCACCGTGAACCCTGGTGACGAGGTGATCATCCCGGCGCCCTACTGGGTGAGCTATCCGGATATCGTGAATTTCGCCGGTGGCACCCCGGTGGCGCTGCCAACCACCGCCGAGCATGGCTTCAAGGTGCAGGCCGCCGATCTGGACAAGGCGATCACGCCCAAGACCAAGTGGCTGATCCTGAATTCGCCCTCCAACCCGTCTGGCGCCGCCTATACCCGCGACGAGCTGAAGGCGTTGACCGATGTGCTGCTGAAGCACCCGCATGTCTGGATCCTCACTGACGACATGTATGAGCATCTGGTCTACGACAACTTCGTGTTCACCACGCCGGCCCAGGTCGAGCCCAAGCTCTATGACCGTACGCTGACCATGAACGGTGTGTCGAAGTCCTATTGCATGACCGGCTGGCGCATCGGCTATGCCGCCGGCCCGGTGCAGCTGATCAAGGCGATGGGCAGCCTGCAGTCGCAGTCGACGTCCAACCCGTCGTCGATCAGTCAGGCGGCCGCCGTCGAGGCGCTGAACGGCCCGCAGGACTTCATCCCGAAGAACAACGCCGTGTTCAAGGCGCGCCGCGACCTGGTGGTGAGCATGCTGAACCAGGCCAAGGGCATCACCTGCCCGAAGCCGGAAGGCGCCTTCTACGTCTACCCGAGCTGCGCCGGCACCATCGGCAAAACCTCGGCCGGCGGCGTGAAGATCAATAACGACGAGGATTTCTGCAACGCGTTGCTGGAAGAGGCGGGCGTGGCGGTGGTGTTCGGCGCGGCCTTCGGCCTCAGCCCGCATTTCCGCATCTCCTACGCCACCTCCACCGAGGTGTTGAAGGATGCCTGCACGCGTATCCAGGACTTCTGCTCGAAGCTCACTTGATCGCACTTCACCCCCATAGCAACGGGCCGGCTGCCGCAGCGGCAGGCGGCCCGTTTTTAGTGACCGCCGTCACGCGGCGGCGTCGCGGGCGCGGTTTTGCGCCAAACTTCACTTTGTCGTGCCCCATGGCAATGCTAAAGCCACCATACAGGGACGCGCGCGACGCAACGAATGGATCAGCACGATGCCGACAACCGTAAAGAAGCGGTCGGTGGTCGTTGGTGGCCATCGCACTAGCATTTCGCTCGAACGCGCCTTCTGGGATGCGCTGCGTCGTCTCGCCCAGGCCGAGGGCAAGACCATCAATCAGATGGTGAGCGATATCGACGCGGCGCGGCAGGGCAATCTGTCCAGCGCGATCCGGGTCTATGTGCTCAGCCGCGCCAGCCAGGGCCACCTGCCGCCGGAGAATAATCCCCCAGGCATATTGCCTGCGGAGGAAGACGACGACAGTTAGGCGGCATCGCCAGTCTCGATGCCGCCGCAGGCGGAGACGAGACCATGCGCAAGCCTTTCCTCATCCTGCTGCCGCTGCTGGCCCTGGGCCTGGCCGCCTGCGACCAGCCGGCGCCGCCGCCCGAACCGATCCGCCCGGTGCGCATCGCCACCGTATCGCCGCAGGCCTATGAAGGCCGCTCCACCTATACCGGCGAAGTGCGCGCCCGCTACGAGACCAATCTGGCTTTCCGCATCGGCGGCAAGATCGTCGCCCGTTATGTCGAGATCGGCTCGGAAGTGAAGAAGGGCACGCTGCTGGCCCGACTCGATCCCGAGGATACCCGGCTCGCCATCGAGAATGCCCGCGCGCAGCTCAATGCCGCCCAGGCCGATCATAACCAGGCGCAGACCGATCTGGCGCGCTATCGCAAACTGTTCGAGACCAAGGTGATCAGCCAGGCCGAGATCGACCGCCGCACGACTGTTGCGGATTCGGCTCAGGCTAGGCTGGAAAGCGCGCGCTCGCAGTTGCGCGTGATGCAGAACCAGCAGGGCTATACCGAGCTGCAGGCCGATGCCGATGGCGTCGTCACCTCGATCTCGGTGGAGGCAGGCCAGGTGGTGGCGGCCGGCCAGACCGTGCTGCGGCTGGCGCGGCCGGAAGAAAAGGAAGTGGTGTTCAGCGTCGCCGAGAACCGGCTCGACGAACTGCGCCATGCCTCGGCAATCCGCCTGGCGCTGTGGTCGCAGCCGGAGCAGACCTATGCCGGCGTGGTGCGCGAGATCGCGCCGGGCGCCGACCCGGTGACGCGGACCTATGCCGTGAAGGTCAGCGTACAGAATCCGCCGCCGACCATGCGGCTCGGCATGACCGCCAGTGTCACCATCGTGCGGCGCGGCGACGAGCGCATGGTGGCCCTGCCGCTCTCCGCGCTCTACCAGGAACAGGCGGCGGCTCAGGCGGGTGGCCAGCCTTCGCAGATCCGGCCTGCCGTTTGGGTCTACGATGCGGCGACCGAAACCGTGAATCTGCGCCCGGTGCAGGTCTCTGCCTATGTCGAGAAGTATGTGCTGATCACCGATGGCCTGAAGCATGGCGAGAAGGTGGTGACGGCCGGCGTGCATAAGCTGATCCCGAACCAGAAAGTGCGGCTGCTGCCGGAGACGGCGGAGGCCAAGCTGTGAATCAGGCCGAGCTTGAACGCTACAATCTTTCCGCCTGGGCCCTGAAGCATCCATCATTGATCGGCTTCCTGATCGTGGTGCTGATGCTGGCCGGCACGATGTCATATTTCAGCCTGGGCCGGGCCGAAGATCCGGATTTCACGTTCAAGCTGATGATCGTGCGCACCAACTGGCCGGGCGCCACGGCGCGCGAGATGGAGCAGCAGGTCACCGACAAGGTGGAAAAGAAGCTGCAGGAGACGCCGTATTTAAGCCACGTGATGAGCTATTCCAAGGCGGGTGAATCCACGGTCTATGTCGTGCTGCGCGACGACACACCGCCGAAGCAGGTTGAGGGCGTGTGGTATCAGGTGCGCAAGAAGGTGAACGATATCCGGCATACCCTGCCGCAGGGTGCGCAGGGGCCATTCTTCAATGATGAATTCGGCGACACCTTCGGCACCATCTATGCCTTCACCAGCGATGGCTTCAGCCACCGCGAATTGAAGGATTATGTGGAAGCGGTGCGCGAGGAAGTGTTGCGCGTGCGCGATGTCGGCAAGGCCGACCTGCTCGGCGTGCAGCCGGAACGCATCTATATCGAATTCTCCAACAAGAAGTTGGCCAGTCTGGGCGTCTCGCCGCAGCAGATCATCAATATCGTGCAGCAGCAGAATAACCAGGTGGCTTCCGGTCTGGTGCAGACCGCATCTGACCGTATCTACACCCGCGTTTCGGGCGATTTCGAAGATGTTCGGGCGCTGACCGAACTCTCGATCCAGGCCAATGGCCGCCTGCTGCGGCTTGGCGACATCGCCGATATCAAGCGCGATTACATCGACCCGCCCTCGGCGCAGTTCCGCTATAACGGCGAACCCGCCATCGGCCTCGCCATTTCGATGGCCAAGGGCGGCAACATGATCCAGCTCGGTGAGCGACTGGCGCCGGTGCTGAAACAGATCAAGGCCGACATGCCGATCGGCATCGATGTTCACCAGGTCGCCGACCAGCCCAAAGTGGTGCAGCGCAGTATCGACGAATTCATGAAGGTGCTGCTGGAAGCCGTGGTGATCGTGCTCGGCGTCAGTTTCCTCAGCCTCGGCCTGCGCTCCGGTCTGGTGGTGGCGCTCTGCATCCCGCTGGTGCTGGCCATTACCTTCTCGGCGATGCAGATTTTCGGCATCGACTTCCAGCGTATTTCGCTTGGCGCCCTGATCATCGCGCTCGGCCTGCTGGTGGATGATGCCATCATCGCGGTGGAAATGATGCAGGTGAAGATGGAGGAGGGCATGGACCGGTTCCATGCCGCCAGCTTCGCCTACAAATCCACTGCCTTCCCGATGCTCACCGGCACATTGATCACGGCGGCCGGCTTCGTGCCGGTGGGTTTCGCCAAGTCCTCGGCCGGCGAATACACCTTCTCGATCTTCGCGGTGGTCACCATATCGCTGGTGGTATCCTGGATCGTGGCGGTGATCTTCACGCCGTTCATCGGCTACAAGCTGCTGCCCAATCCGAAGCCGGGGCATTCCCATGAGGATGTCCATAAGCGCGGCATCTACCGCTTTATCCGCCCGGTGGTGGCCTGGTGCGTGCGCTTCAAGTGGATCGTCATTGCCGTCACGCTCGGCATCTTCGCGCTGTCGGTTTTCGGCTTCAAATTCGTGCAGCAGCAATTCTTCCCGTCATCGAACCGCCCGGAATTGATGGTGGACCTGCGGTTGCCGCAGGGCGCCAGCATTGCAGCCACGCAGGAAGAGGCGCTGAAGCTCGAGGCGATGCTGAAAGGTGATCCCGATATCGAGAATTTCACCACCTATGTCGGCAGCGGTGCGCCGCGCTTCTACCTGCCACTGGATATCCAGTTGCCGAACGACAATTTCGCGCAGGTCGTGGTGCTGACCAAGGGCGATGCCGAGCGTGAGCGCCTGCGTACCAAGCTGATGCAGGCCTTCCAGGAGGATTTCACCCTGCTGCGCGGCCGCGTCAATCGCCTGGAAAACGGCCCGCCGGTCGGCTTCCCGGTGCAGTTTCGCGTCAGTGGCCCGGATCCGCTGGAAGTGCGGCGCATCGCCTTCGCCGCCGCCGATGTGCTGCGCGCCAATCCGAATACCCGTGATGTAAACCTGGACTGGAACGAGCTGTCCAAGGTGGTGAAGCTGAATGTCGACCAGGCCAAGGCACGCCTGCTTGGCATCTCCTCGCAGGATCTCGCCGGTGCGCTGAACGCGGCGCTTACCGGCGTTACCATCACGCAATACCGCGAAGGCAAGGAACTGATCGACGTGGTGGCGCGTGCCGAGGCCGCCGAACGCCTGAGCCTTTCCGGCATTAAGGATTTGAATGTCGGCGGTGGCGAAAGCGCGCGGCCGGTGCCGCTGACCCAGGTGGCGGATGTGAATTACGCCATGGAGGAAGGCATCATCTGGCGCCGCGACCGACAGCCGGTGATCACCGTGCGTGCCGATGTGGTGGATGGCATCCAGGCGCCGGTGGTGTCGATGCAGATCGACCCGCTGCTGAACGAATTGCGCAAGCAGTTGCAGCCCGGCTATCGCATCGTCATGGGCGGTGCCATCGAGGAAAGTGCCAAGGGCAACGCCTCGCTGGCTGCCGTGATGCCGGTGATGGTGCTGATCATGGTGACGCTGCTGGTGGTGCAGTTGCAGTCGGTGTCGCGCATGCTGCTGGTGCTGCTCACCGCACCGCTCGGCCTGATCGGCATTACCGCAGCTTTGCTGCTCTTCAATGTGCCGTTCGGCTTCGTGGCTTTGCTCGGCGCCATCGCGCTGGCTGGCATGATCATGCGCAATTCGGTGATCCTGGTCGATCAGATCGAGCAGGATATCCGTGCCGGCCATGCCGCTTTCGATGCCATCGTGGACGCGACGATGCGGCGTTTCCGCCCCATCGTGCTTACCGCGCTGGCGGCAATCCTGGCGATGATTCCGCTCTCGCGCTCCAATTTCTGGGGCCCGATGGCGGTGGCGATCATGGGCGGCCTGGCGGCGGCGACGCTGCTGACGGTGCTGTTCCTGCCGGCACTCTACGCCGCCTGGTTCCGCATCAAGCCCCAGGCGAAGCCGGTGGCGTAAATCCTAGCCGTTGAGATGGCAGGCGGAGAGGCGGCCCGGCGCGATCTGGCGCAGGGCCGGCTTCTCCGTCTTGCAGCGCGCCATGGCCTGCGGGCAGCGGGGATGGAAATGGCAACCGCTCGGCGGTTCCAGCGGTGAGGGGATTTCGCCGCTGATCGGCATGTAGTCGCGCCGCTTGGCTTCCAGCTTCGGTGCCTCGGCCAGCAGGGCCTGGGTGTAGGGGTGGTTGGCGCCCTTGAACAATTCTTCCGTTGGCGCGCTTTCCACCACGCGGCCGAGATACATGATCACCACGCGGTCGGAGAGATGCTCTACCACGGCCAGGTTATGGCTGATGAACAGGTATGTCAGGTTCAGCCGCTCGCGCAGGTCCATGAACAGGTTCAGCACCTGGGCCTGGATAGACACGTCGAGCGCGGCCACGGCCTCGTCGCAGACGATGAAGCGCGGCTTCACTGCTAACGCGCGGGCGATGCCGATGCGCTGGCGCTGGCCACCGGAGAACTGGTGCGGAAACCGCTTCTTGTAGCGCGGATCCAGGCCGACCTGCAGCAGCATTTCCTCGACATAGGAATCGAACTGCGACCGCGTGATCAGGCCATGGGCCAGCGGCGCCTCGCCGATGATGTCTTCCACCCGCATGCGCGGATTGAGCGAGGCATAAGGGTCCTGGAAGATCATCTGCACGGCGAGCTTGTATGCCTTGTGCTCGGCCGGCGTCATGCTGGCGAGGTCCTTGCCTTCGAAGCTGATCTGGCCGTCGCTCTGGTCCATGATGCCGGCGACGATGCGGCCCAGTGTGCTCTTGCCGCAGCCGCTTTCGCCTACCAGGCCGACCACTTCGCCCTGCTGGATTTGCAGCGACACGCTGTCCACCGCATGCACAGCGCGTTCTTTCAGCCCGGCGCCGAGCAGGTTGGCCAGCTTGGCGGCGAAATCGAGTTTCCACACGAAGCGCTTGGAAACGCCCTTGAGTTCGAGCATCGCCATCACGCCGCTCCTTCCAGCGGATGCCAGCAACGTACGTCATGGCCCGGCGCCAGGGGCAACAGGTCTGGTATCGCCTCGCAGGCGGCATCGGCGCGGCTGCAGCGCGTCTTGAAGCGGCAGCCCGGCGGCAGGTTCAGCAGCGGCGGCGTCATGCCGGGAATCTGGAACAGCCGCTTGCCGCGCTGGCCGGTATTGGTATGTGCGCCGGGCACAGAGCCGATCAGGCCGGCGGTGTAGGGGTGGCGCGGAGCTTCGATCACAGCGGCGACGCTGCCGGTTTCGACGATGCGGCCGGCATACATAACCATGACACGGTCGGCGAGGCCGGCCACCACGGAAAGGTCGTGCGTAATCCAGATCAGCGCCGTGCCGGTCTCGCGACAGAGCTTGCGCACTTCATAGAGGATTTGGCCCTGGATGGTCACATCCAGCGCCGTGGTCGGCTCATCGGCGATGATCAGTTCCGGTTTGTTCAGCAGCGCGATGGCTATGGCGATGCGCTGGCGCATGCCGCCGGAAAGCTGGTGCGGATAGGCCTGCAGGCGGTCTTCCGGCGCGGCGATGCCGACAGCCTTCAGCGTCTCGATGCAGCGGGCGCGGGCGGCGGCCTCAGTGATCTTCTCATGCGCCAGCACGCCCTCGATCATCTGCGTGTCGACACGCAGCACCGGATTGAGCGTCATCATCGGGTCCTGGAAGATCATGGCAATGCTTTTGCCGCGCAATTGGCGCAGCCGCGCCGGCTTGGCCTGGGCGATATCCTCGCCCTTGAACAGCACGCGGCCATTGGCGATATGGCCGGGCTGATCGAGCAGGCCGATGATGGAAAAGCCGGTGATGCTTTTGCCCGAGCCGCTTTCTCCCACCAGGCCCAGGATTTCGCCTGGCGCTACTTCAAAACTGACGCCATCCACCGCGCGCACGATGCCGTCGCGCGTCGGGAAATGGGTCTCCAGATTCTCGACCTTCAGCGTGGGCGTCATGGATCAGCGCTTCAAACGGGGATTGAGCACGTCGCGGAGCTGGTCGCCCACGAGATTGATGGCGACGATCACCACGGTGAGCGCGATGCCCGGGAACATGGAAATCCAGTAGACGCCGGAAAGCAGGTAGTCGAAGCCGTTGGCAATCAGCATGCCCAGCGAAGGTTCCGTGACGGGCACGCCAAGGCCGAGGAAGCTGAGCGTGGCTTCCAGCGTGATCGCGCGCGCGATGTCGATGGTGGCGATCACGATCAGCGGCGGCAGGCAGTTCGGCAGCAGGTGGCGCCACAGGATGCGGCTCTGCTTCAGGCCCAGGCAGCGCGCGGCTTCCACGTATTCCTTGTTGCGTTCCACCAGGGCGGCGCCGCGCGCGGCACGGGCGAAATACGCCCATTGCACCGCCACCAGTGCCATGATCACCTTGTCGACGCCGTTGCCCAGCACCGCCAGCAGGATCAGCGCCACCAGGATGGCGGGGAAGGAAAGCTGGATATCGACGATGCGCATGATCAGGGCTTCGACGCCGCCGCCGAAATACGCCGCGGCGAGACCGGCGGCCGCACCGATCGCAAGGGCGCAGGATACGGCGACCACGCCGACGAACAGGCTGATGCGCAGGCCATGCAGCATGGCGGAAAGCATGTCGCGGCCCTGGCCATCGGAGCCGAGCATAAAGACGAAGCCATCGCCCGAGAGCGCGCCGGGCGGCAGGCGCGAATCCATGATGTCGAGCTTGGCGAGATCGTAGGGATTCTGCGGCGACAGCCAAGGTGCCAGCAGAGCCGCCGTGATGGCCAGCACGAACAGCGCGAGGCCGAACAGCGCCAGCTTGCTTTCGGCGAATTCCGAAACGATGCGCTGCAGCGGGGTTTGCGCTTTTACCAGTTTGACGGTGGCGGGGAGGGCTGCGTCGGTCACTTGGCACCTCCCAGCCGCACACGCGGATCCAGCACGGTGTAGAGGATGTCCACCACCAGATTGATCACTACCAGCAGGAACACCACGATGATCAGGTAGGCGACGATCACCGGGCGGTCGAGCTGGTTGATCGAGTCGATCAGCAGCTTGCCCATGCCTGGCCAGGAGAAGATGGTTTCAGTGATCACCGCGAAGGCAATCAGCGCGCCGAGTTCCAGGCCGGTGACGGTGACGACAGGCACCAGGATGTTTTTCAGGATATGCACGCCGACCACGCGGCGTTCATCCAGACCCTTGGCGCGGGCGAATTTCACATAATCCATCAGCATCACCTCGCGCGCCGTGGCGCGCGCCAGACGCACGATCAGGGCGCATTTCGACAGCGCCAGGGTGACGGCCGGCAGCAGGATGTGGTGCCAGCCTTTCGCGGTCAGCACGCTCAAATGCAGGCCCATTACATCCACCGTTGGGCCACGGCCCGAGGCCGGCATCAGGCCGAGCTGCACGGCGAAAACCATGATCAGCATCAGGCCGACCCAGAAATTCGGCAGGCTGAAGCCCAGGATCGAGCCGGCCATGATGGCGCGGGCGCCGAAGCTTTCATGGCGCAGGCCTGCATATACGCCAAGCGGCAGGCCGATCACCACAGCCATTACCGTGGCGGTGATGGCGAGTTCCAGCGTCGCCGGCATGCGTTCCAGGATCAGGCTCATGGCCGGCTGGCCATAGACGAAGGATTTGCCGAATTCGCCGGAAAAGGCGGAGCCGACGAAGCGCATATATTGCACCCACACCGGCTGATCGAGGCCCAGTGCGGCGGCGATCTGCTCGCGGTCGATCTCGGTGGCCTCGGGGCTTGCCAGCACCGCCAGCGGGTCGCCCAGCAGGTAGATGCCGCCGAAAACCAGCACCGACATAACCGCCACGACCAGCGCTGCCTGCAGCAGCCGCCGGATAATGAATACCAACATCCCCCGATGTCCCTGTTGTTATACTGTCATGGATGCTAGCCGAAAGCCTGGCACGGAGCCAGCCTGATATACGGGCAGCCTGTTATTCGGGCGTTAGCAATCGCGCCGCTATTCAGGCGGCAGCAAGCGTGCCGTGCCGGAAACCCGGATCGATGCACCGGGCTCGGCGGAAATTTCCGCCCTGAGGCGCGAGCGCATGCCCATATCCTCGCCCTGCACGATGTCGATCACGCCACCATGCGGCCAGCCGATCTCGCGCAAATAGCCGGCCAGCGCCGCTGTTGCCGCACCGGTTGCCGGGTCTTCATAGACGCCACCGGCGGCGAAGGGATTGCGCGTGTGGAAAAGCTGCGCGCTCTCGGCGTAGATGAGAATGATTGTTACCAGCCCAGCTTGCTGCATCAGGGCGCGCCCGGCCTCGAAGTCGTAGCGCATGGCGCCGAGTGCTGTGCGGCTGTTCAGTGCCAGCACCAGATGCCGCGCACCGGCATCGGCGATGGCCGGCGGAATGCGCCAATCCAGATCCGCATTCGTGTAGCCGAACAGCGCCAGTGTGTCGGCCACCAGTTTCGGCTCTGCAGTCCTGCTGCTGGTCGGCGGCGATTGCAGTGCGGCGGCGATGGTGCTGCCATCGCGCCGCCCGGTCACGGTGATGGCGGCATCATTCAGGGTCAAGGCGAATTCGCCATCGCCGCATTGCAGCGCCAGCGCGGCGCCCAGCGCAATCGTGGCATGGCCGCAGAACGGCACTTCCATGCCGGGCGCGAAATAGCGCACGCGCCAGGTTTTGTCGCTCAGCGGTGCCGCGAAAGCTGTTTCGGAATAACCGACTTCGGCGGCAATGGCCTGCATCTCGGCGGCAGACGGGAGCGCATCAGCAATCACCACGCCGGCGGGATTGCCGCCAATCTCGCCATCGGAAAATGCCGCTAACCGTTGTACCTGTATCGGGCGCTTTACCTGCATGCTCAGCCTCGCTGGTGTTGCGTGAGGCTAACCAATGCGGCGCGAAGCAGCCAGAATTGAATTGTCAGGCTGCAATTGCTGCCGCAGCGTCAGGTGCGCTGCGGCTAGCGTGAATCAGGCGGCGTCTTCGCTGCCGTCGATCTCTTCCAGCGGCTCGGCGGCCACCGGTGCGTTGGCTTCGCGGTCGGCGCGGGCGCGCTCGCGGGCTTCGCGCTTTTCCTTGTTGTCGCGGCGCTTGGCGGCGAGCAGCAGCACGCGGTCGAGTTCCGACTGGCTGCAGATGCCGAGGCTGACCGGATCGCGCGGCTTGATGTTGGGCGCGTTCCAATGCGTGCGCGAACGCACCGAGTCAATCGTCGCCTTGGTGGTGCCGAGCAGCTTCTGCACCTGTGCATCGCCCACTTCCGGGTGATACTTCAGCAGCCAGGCGATGGCATCGGGGCGATCCTGGCGCTTCGAGAGCGGCGTGTAGCGCGCGCCCTTGGTCTTCTGGCGTGCCAGCGGCACGGTCGGCTCCAGCAGCTTCAGGTTCGCCGCCGGGTTGGCTTCGCAGCGCGCGATCTCTTCTGGCGTCAACTGGTTGTTGGCGATCGGGTCCTGGCCGACGATGCCGACGGCCACTTCGCCATCGGCAATGCCCTTCACTTCCAGCGGA is a genomic window containing:
- a CDS encoding PhzF family phenazine biosynthesis protein, whose protein sequence is MQVKRPIQVQRLAAFSDGEIGGNPAGVVIADALPSAAEMQAIAAEVGYSETAFAAPLSDKTWRVRYFAPGMEVPFCGHATIALGAALALQCGDGEFALTLNDAAITVTGRRDGSTIAAALQSPPTSSRTAEPKLVADTLALFGYTNADLDWRIPPAIADAGARHLVLALNSRTALGAMRYDFEAGRALMQQAGLVTIILIYAESAQLFHTRNPFAAGGVYEDPATGAATAALAGYLREIGWPHGGVIDIVQGEDMGMRSRLRAEISAEPGASIRVSGTARLLPPE
- a CDS encoding ABC transporter permease gives rise to the protein MLVFIIRRLLQAALVVAVMSVLVFGGIYLLGDPLAVLASPEATEIDREQIAAALGLDQPVWVQYMRFVGSAFSGEFGKSFVYGQPAMSLILERMPATLELAITATVMAVVIGLPLGVYAGLRHESFGARAIMAGSILGFSLPNFWVGLMLIMVFAVQLGLMPASGRGPTVDVMGLHLSVLTAKGWHHILLPAVTLALSKCALIVRLARATAREVMLMDYVKFARAKGLDERRVVGVHILKNILVPVVTVTGLELGALIAFAVITETIFSWPGMGKLLIDSINQLDRPVIVAYLIIVVFLLVVINLVVDILYTVLDPRVRLGGAK
- a CDS encoding DUF1013 domain-containing protein — protein: MALPLMPKATAVWLIDNTKLTFDQIAYFCGLHPLEVKGIADGEVAVGIVGQDPIANNQLTPEEIARCEANPAANLKLLEPTVPLARQKTKGARYTPLSKRQDRPDAIAWLLKYHPEVGDAQVQKLLGTTKATIDSVRSRTHWNAPNIKPRDPVSLGICSQSELDRVLLLAAKRRDNKEKREARERARADREANAPVAAEPLEEIDGSEDAA